Proteins encoded within one genomic window of Bacillus sp. 1NLA3E:
- a CDS encoding reverse transcriptase domain-containing protein — MSPILANVYLHYVLDLWFEKRVRKQCKGQAYIVRYADDFVCCFQYKSEAQQFFHSLKLRLKKFNLEIAEDKTKIIPFGRFAEQNANQQGRNKPATFDFLGFTHYCGKSKQGRFRVKRKTSRKKVQGKLKETKEWLKSNRSKDIHMIMDRFKRSLIGYYNYYCITDNTQNVNNFKDKIEKLLFKWLNRRSQRKSFTWDKFSLFLNKYPLPSPRIKVNIYDLRKEISYIL, encoded by the coding sequence ATATCTCCGATATTAGCCAATGTATACCTCCACTATGTCCTCGACCTGTGGTTTGAGAAAAGGGTTAGGAAACAGTGCAAGGGACAAGCATACATAGTGAGATATGCAGATGATTTTGTTTGTTGTTTTCAATATAAAAGTGAAGCCCAGCAATTCTTCCATTCTTTAAAGCTGAGATTAAAGAAATTTAATTTAGAAATAGCTGAGGATAAAACCAAAATTATTCCCTTCGGGCGGTTTGCGGAGCAAAATGCAAATCAACAGGGGAGAAATAAACCAGCAACTTTTGATTTTCTTGGGTTTACACACTATTGTGGGAAAAGTAAACAAGGGAGATTTAGAGTAAAACGGAAAACAAGCAGAAAGAAAGTACAAGGTAAACTAAAAGAAACGAAAGAATGGCTGAAGAGTAATAGAAGTAAAGATATTCATATGATTATGGATAGATTTAAACGCTCACTAATAGGTTATTACAACTATTACTGCATCACTGATAATACTCAAAATGTTAACAACTTCAAAGACAAAATCGAAAAGCTATTGTTTAAATGGCTCAATAGAAGAAGCCAAAGGAAATCCTTTACATGGGATAAATTCAGTCTATTTCTTAATAAATATCCACTTCCATCACCAAGAATAAAA
- a CDS encoding reverse transcriptase domain-containing protein gives METKLLRIAELAKSDPKMKFTSLAHLLNEEALVQCHLELPNKRATGINGTTKEQYGESLEENIEDLVSRLKSKSYRPVPVRRMYIPKLNSNKKRPLGIPEHEDKIVQKGITKILNTIYENDFLDCSFGFRPNLNCHDALKILNHYIENRSVNYVVDVDIKGFFDNVDHIWMMEFLKQRIADPNLLRIVGRFLKGGYMEEGKKYKTDNGTPQGGLCKA, from the coding sequence ATGGAAACAAAACTACTAAGGATAGCAGAATTAGCAAAATCTGATCCTAAAATGAAATTTACATCTCTTGCACATCTATTAAATGAAGAAGCATTAGTTCAATGTCATCTTGAACTTCCCAATAAGAGGGCAACTGGGATTAACGGTACAACTAAAGAGCAATACGGTGAAAGTTTAGAAGAAAACATAGAGGATTTAGTAAGTAGGCTTAAAAGCAAAAGCTATCGTCCTGTTCCAGTAAGGAGAATGTATATTCCAAAGCTCAATTCAAACAAGAAAAGACCATTGGGAATACCGGAACATGAAGATAAGATTGTTCAAAAAGGCATTACAAAGATACTAAATACCATTTATGAAAATGACTTTCTAGACTGTTCCTTTGGATTCCGCCCAAATCTTAACTGCCACGATGCTTTGAAAATACTGAACCACTATATTGAAAATAGGTCAGTAAATTATGTAGTAGATGTAGATATTAAAGGATTCTTCGACAACGTTGACCACATATGGATGATGGAGTTCTTAAAACAGCGAATCGCTGACCCTAACCTACTAAGAATAGTTGGTAGGTTTCTTAAAGGTGGATACATGGAGGAAGGTAAGAAATACAAGACAGACAATGGCACACCGCAAGGTGGATTATGCAAAGCTTAG